One window of Saprospiraceae bacterium genomic DNA carries:
- a CDS encoding HAD-IA family hydrolase has translation MKSVNLLDQKGPQGYLFLMNLDGLLTDSLFAHYTSWQEQLKEINIDLNQTQFYKLQGLRDAEFLNHLLKSSKISLPISDRDEIIIKKNQKYLHNIRYLNEDDLLPGVRNFLVGAKRIQIPIAVISENVNAHFVIEQTGLKPMIQLVMDGNQASPPKPDPSIYLTVAERFKYPVKQCIVFENSQLGLEAAIRAKMKIVCIGDFEKFQDADQVFPDFKRIKAYEVINWFRIM, from the coding sequence TTGAAATCTGTTAATTTACTTGATCAAAAAGGGCCTCAGGGTTATTTGTTTTTAATGAATCTGGATGGACTGTTAACAGACAGTTTATTTGCCCATTATACAAGCTGGCAAGAACAATTAAAAGAAATTAACATTGACTTAAATCAAACTCAATTTTACAAATTACAAGGTCTTCGTGATGCAGAATTTTTAAATCATCTCTTGAAATCGTCAAAAATTTCGCTTCCTATTTCCGATCGCGATGAAATCATAATAAAAAAGAATCAAAAATATCTCCACAACATTCGATATCTCAATGAAGATGATTTGTTGCCCGGTGTACGAAATTTTTTGGTTGGTGCAAAACGCATTCAAATTCCGATTGCAGTTATTTCAGAAAATGTAAATGCCCACTTTGTAATTGAACAAACCGGCTTAAAGCCTATGATTCAGCTAGTTATGGATGGAAATCAGGCTTCGCCTCCAAAACCTGATCCATCTATTTATTTAACTGTAGCAGAAAGGTTCAAATATCCAGTAAAACAATGCATTGTATTTGAAAATTCACAACTCGGATTGGAAGCTGCCATCAGGGCCAAAATGAAAATTGTTTGCATTGGTGATTTTGAAAAATTCCAGGATGCAGATCAGGTATTTCCAGATTTTAAAAGGATCAAAGCATATGAAGTCATCAATTGGTTTCGGATCATGTAA